The following DNA comes from Paenibacillus crassostreae.
GCTGTCCCACGTAATCTGAGCATCACAGGATCGAAGAAATAAGGAATACTAGTACTCATTCTTATCGCCTTAGCTATTTCGAACGTATCTGGGTTAATCCCATATTCCCGTAATCCATCAGGTATAATCAATATTCGTCCATTCGTGATATCCGATGCAATAATTTGTAACTTCCCGGAAGGAAGATCGGAGAATTTAGAAATATTTTTTTTCATTAAAATACGTCGAATCCATTGTTCAAGTGCCTCACCTGAATATAGTCCTTTTTTCAACATTACTCGTAAAGGAGGACCGATATATTTAGTATTAAACACAGGTGACCTAGTTAGAAAAGATGAAAATGGCATCTGCTGAATGATCTCTTTCATTTCCTTTGATGTATATCCAGCAGCCAATAGCGAGGCTACTATAGCGCCTGAAGAAGTCCCAGCAAGCTTTTGAAAGACTACATCTGCTTGTTCAGCTGATTGGACAGCACCCGCAAGAGAGATTCCTCTTACACCGCCTCCTTCAAAAACCGCATTAATTAACATAAACATTCCTCCGTTCTCTCATATATTGTTACTTATGAGTACGGGGGAATGTTCATGACTACAATCATGATTATTGATGATAATATGTCGTCAGTGCAGGAAGCAACTCCAGCGGATTATTCAGAAGATGTCTGGCACTAAAGAAAATACTTCCCTTCACTTCCGGCTGCTTCGCATTATATTTTAATTGATTAATAATTTCTTGAGCATTCTGCCAGCCTATTTCAGTCGTTCCTAATTTATATGGTGCATGACCAATATATAGTTCCACATCTGTTCCCTCTACTTCGTTAACCCACCAATTCACTAATGTATCATACCTTACATTGGCATTGGATAGACTCCAATAAAGTTGTGGTACCACATAATCAACCCAGCTATTCTGTATCCAAGTTCGTACATCAGCATAATAATTATCATAAGAAGTAATGCTTGCTTTAGTATCTGAACCCGTACGGTCAGTAGCATCATTCCGCCATACTCCAAATGGACTAACGCCAAAAGAAAGTTGTGGTTTAACAGAATGAATAGATTGATTTAATTGCTGAATAAATTGATTAATGTTATCACGACGCCAATTAGCTTTTGTAGCTATATGATTTGAATTATATGTTACGTAAGTGCTGTCATCGTCAATGGTACCACCTGTTGGATAGAAATAATCATCAAGATGAACACCATCAATATTATATTTGTTTACGACTTCCATAATAACTTCAATCACATGCGCACGTGCCTCGGGAATACCAGGGTTAATAATGAGCTGACTTTTGGTATTCAATACCCACTCAGGATGTTCTATCGCGATATGATTACTTGCTAAAGTTGACGTATTTAAATCCGTATTGGCACGAAATGGATTAAACCAGGCATGGAACTCCATATCCCTTGCATGAGTCTCATCAATCATAAATTGAAGAGGGTCATACCCTGGATCCATCCCCTGAGTTCCAGTTAAAGTCTTAGACCACGGTACCAACATCGACGAATAGAGTGCATCTCCTGCAGGGCGAATCTGTACGAAAATAGAATTCAATCCAATAGCTTGTAGGTTGTCGATCAGTTTGATATACTCTTCTTTTTGTTTCTCTATATCTCCATATGAAGTCGATGATGGCCAATCTAAATTATATACAGTAGATACCCATGATCCACGAAGTGATCCATTATTTCCATTACCACCATCACTTCCAAGATCCGGCCTCACAACATCTCTAATTAATGTAATGCTTTGATCAGCCTGATTCCAGTTCACTTGTAATCCAAGCGCTTCTCCAACGAAACGAAGTGGTACCATGATACGCCCATTTCTACTTTGTACAGAAGCATCCAACGATACAGTCGCACCGTTTACTAATCCTGTCGTTTTACCATTCGTAAGTTGAATGAAGTTGGAAGTATTCTCGATGATTGCCGTTTTTGTACTTTGTTTCCAAGTAACCACAGCACCTAATCCTTCACTAATCACTCGAAGAGGAACCATTGTGATGTTCAACTTAGGGATAACATAAGGTGCTGTGTCACTCGTAAGTTGAACTCCATCTAATATAATACGGATATTCTTGCTGCTCTGTGCTTCAGCTGAAGGAATTAACCCTGGAAACAATAGGATCATGATGACAACCCACAACAATCGTTTACTTAATTTCATTTCTAATAACCTCCACAATAAATGAATGATATGATAGTCCCTGAATCAATTTCATAATCCCCTATGCAACTTAAATAGGTTTGCGTAATTATGAAATTTATTCCTATAAAAGGAAAAAGCATCTGTCTCTGAGGGGGCGACAGATGCTTGGCTTACGAATCGCTAACTAATTCCTTGTGTACATCACGTAACTGCTGAATACGTTGCTCATCCCGACGGAAATATTCTAATAAAATCTCGATCTGAGTAATAGAATCCCAGCTTAAATGGTGCTCGATCCCTTCGACGTCAGCATAAATATTCTCTTGTTGGACACCGATCACAGTCAAGAATTCCTCTAACAATTCATGACGATCAACAAGCCTCTTTCCGATTTTTTTACCTTTTGAAGTCAGTATAAGTCCACGATACTTCTCATAAATAAGATATTCATCTTTATCCAATTTCTGGATCATTTTCGTAACTGATGAAGGATGGACTTCTAACCCCTCAGCAATATCCGAAACACGCGCATAACCTTTCTCATCGATCAGCTTATAGATGCGCTCTAAGTAATCCTCCATACTAGGCGTTGGCATCTTGTTCCCCTCTTTTCTCTTTACGGTTCAGAAGCCAAATCTTCTTGGCCTAATGATCCTTCTCTAAAAAACATGAAGCCTTACTCCGAATTCCCGCTTATGTAATGATACCTGTTACATAATACAATTGGCAAGTCCCTGCCTAATAGCTTATTCCATTCATCAGAACTTCAGCCATTCTGGTGTTAATTGTTGAAGCCATATCGTAATTCGAAACATTTGATCTGTAAATAATAGAATTCCCATCAATAGCATCAGTATGCCGCCGATTTTCATCATAAGATTAGAATATTTCAGGATCCATTTCGTAGATCCAATAAAAAAAGCAAGAATAAAGAACGGGATCGCAAATCCCACTGTATATGCTGTGATCAAAGGAAACCATGCCCCAGGTTCACTAACAGCCATAGCAATAATAGCTGCTAGAATAGGACCAATACATGGAGACCAACCTGCGGAGAAACCAATACCAAATATAAATGAGCCGATATAACCTGCCGGCTTAAATTTTATATCCATCTTCCGTTCTTTCATCAAGAACTTAGGTTGAATCACACCTAATAAGAAGAGCCCCATCAACATAATCAAGATAGCAGATAATTGCCTAATTAAACCTCTGTTGTCTGAAAAAAAGTCTCCAAAAAATCCTGCCCCGATTCCAAGCGTGTAGAATACAACAGAGAATCCAAGAATAAAGGCCAACGTATGAGTTAATGTCCGAAAACGTACTTCCTTTTTATTCTGCTCAGTCTTTAGTTGATGTACTGACATGCCCGTTATATACGATAGATAGGATGGATATAGTGGCAGACAACATGGCGAAATAAAAGAAGCAAAACCTGCAATAAATGCTAATGGGACAGTAATATCCGACATCTGGCACCTCCTATATTGATCGTCCTTTTTTACCAAGCAACGTCATCACTAACATCGCTATTAACAATAAGACAATGGTAGCACCTGGTGCAAGATTCCAAATTCCTGCAACCACGAGTCCTATGACAACAGCAATTTCAGCAATAATTACAGACCATACTACAGAAGCTTTAAAGCTCCGAGCAAGGAGTAAACTGATGGCCACTGGGATCGTTAGCAAAGCGGATACTAATAGAGCCCCCACAATCTTGATCGCTGTACTAACCACCAGTGCTGTAAGAATCGTTATCAACATATTGAGCAACTTAACAGGCAATCCACTTACACTTGCTGCATCTTCTTCGAAGCTCAATAGGAAGAATTCCTTGAAGAATAAAGATACAACTAGTACAACAACAACTGTAACCCCTCCAACAACATATAAATCCATCAAATCCAATGTGTATATGCTACCGAACAAATAACTCATAACGTCGGTATTGTATCCCATTCCTAACGTAAAAAAGAGCGAAGCCAAGGCCACGCCTCCTGACATTATAATCGCAATGGAAAGTTCCGCATAACTTTTATAAGCTTTACGTAATTTCTCGATAGCAAAAGAGGCTAAGATAGCAAATACGAGTCCCACACCTAATGGGTACACTTCAATCAAGAAACCTAAAGCGACACCAGCTATGGTGACGTGCGCTATGGTATCTCCAATCATGGAAAGTCTGCGTAGCACCAGAAATATTCCGATGAGAGGGGCAGTTATTCCTATCAATATTCCACCCGCAAGCGCTCGTTGAAAAAAATCACTAAATAATATTTCAAGTGGCAATATTAACGACTCCTTAAGCTAATTCCATCAATTAATTGATAAAGAATGTTCTAAATTATTCTCTGCACAATTCTGCAGGTCATGAGAATGTCTGACGAACAAATTTATATTACCGTTCTTCTGTACAGGTGTTGTCCCCAAATACCCTTCGATCATATCCAAATCATGGGATACCATTAAAAAAGTCATATGATGATGTGCATGCATATGGGTAATCAGTTCAAAAAAACTCGCCTGTGTCTCAGCGTCAATCCCGACCGTAGGCTCATCCAATACGAGTAAATCCGGATGGTTAACGAGTGCACGTGCCAAAAATACACGTTGTTGTTGCCCTCCAGAGAGTTCCCCAACACGTTTGCCCGCAATATCCTGTATACGCATCACTTCTAATGCATCGTCACACTGTTGTTGCATAGAGCGGCTCACACGGCGGAAGAGTGATTTATTATTGTACATCCCAGAGAGAACCACTTCACGAACCGTAGCTGGAAATAGGGGATTGAAATTATTCTTCTGAGGAACATACCCAATACGTTCCCAATCCTTAAATGAATGAATGGGTTGACCGAATAAATTAATATTTCCTTTTTCCATAGGGAGTAGACCCACGATTAATTTCATCAAGGTAGTCTTTCCTGCTCCATTAGAACCAATAATTCCTACAAAGTCACGTTCTTTCACAATAAAGTTCACATCAGATAATACCTTTTGATTCCTATATGAGAAAGATACGTTCTCAATTTCAATAATATGTTGATGGCAATCTTGGGCCGCCAGTGACTTCATAAGTACTCCGCCCTTCTAAGTTAAGTTCTATCTTTATTTTAAAGCTATAATTAAATTTTGCAAATTTTTCTCCATCAAAGTAAAGTAATTCTCATTATTCTGTTGTTGCTCTTTCGTTAAGCCTTCAACCGGATTGAGTACCATTGTATCAACATCAGCTTCGGCAGCCAAAGTCTTCGCCAGTCGATCAGACACTAATTCTTCGAAAAAGATATATTTGATACCTTCTTCTTGTACTAGATTAGCTAGATTGATAATATCCTGTGCACGTGGTTCAGCATCTGCTGATAGACCCATGATCGCATGTTGCGTCAATCCATAATCACGTGTCAAATACCCAAAGGCTTGATGCGAGACTACAATTTCTCTCTTCGATAAGTTAGATAATTCGGTTGTAAACTTACTATCTAATGCTAATAATTTATCATTTAATTCTTGATATCTTTGCTCGTATTGACTCTCATTCTCCGGATCAACCTCAATGAAGCTATCCTTAATATTGGCAGCCATCACAAGTGCTGATTTAGGACTAACCCACGTATGCGGATCAATATGATGTTGTTCGACGTTTGGATCACTAATCTCTTCATTGCCTTCTTCGCCGTGATCATGCTCATGATCCTCTTCAGATTCAATAAGGTCTACTCCTTGGCTTACTTCCACAGCCTTCACTTCACTATCTTTATTAAGACCCTTTAGAAAGTCAGGCACCCAACCTTCTAAACCAGCTCCATTGTACAAAAATAACTGCGCCTTCGAAGTACTTAAAATATCCTGACTTTTCGGTGTCCAATCATGAGGTTCAATTCCTGCTGGAATTAAATTAACAATATTAGCATTCTCTCCACCGATCGCTTGGGCAAATTCATATATTGGATAAAATGTTGTCATTACATTTACCTTGCCTTCAACCATACTATTATTCGATTTACTTCCACACCCAGTTATCAACACAACACTTATTAACCCTAGAATAAAAAGGTTCTTTCCAACATTTAATTTCTTCATGTTACCCGTCAACTCCACCCTTTAATCGTAATCATTATCATCTGATTATAAAGTACGATTGATTCAATTGTCAACAAAACTACCCTGACATAAAACGGTATCCCCTATTGGAGATACCGTTTTATAAATATTCATCAAGTTAACTAACCCTATTATTTCACAATAGCTCCATTTGGCATATCATCAGGGACCGTTGCTAATGTTAATTGGTCTCCATGAGAAGCAGCAAGAATCATACCTTGTGACAATTCACCACGCAATTTAACAGGTTTTAGATTAATAACACAAATGACTTTACGTCCTACTAATTCCTCAGGTGTATAAAACTTAGCGATACCTGATACTACTTGGCGTTGCTCAAATCCTAGGTCCAGTTGAAGTTTCAGCAATTTATCAGCTTTCTTGACAGGTTCTGCTGCAATAACTTGGGCAACCCGAAGCTCAACTTTAGCGAAATCCTCTATACCAATTTCTTCACTATGTTCGATAGGAGCTTGATCTTTTGCTTGCTCTATCGCTACCTCAGCTGCTTTCACTCCACCAGACATTGCTTCTGCGATATAAGCAACTTCTTGCTCCACATCTAAGCGAGGGAATATAGGATCACCTTTTACTAACTTGGTTCCAGCTGGGAACAATCCGAATTCTTTACCACTATCCCATGACGTTAATTCTCCTTGCTCTAAACCAAGCTGCTGCCATATTTTAAGTGGTGCTTGCGTCAAGAATGGTTGCAGTAGTATCGATGCAATACGTAAACTCTCGACAAGATGAGTCATGACCGATGCCAATTCTTTAATCTTCGTCTCGTCTTTCGCAAGTACCCAAGGTTGCGTCTCATCAATATATTTGTTACTACGGCTTACAAACTGTCCAATAACAGTTAAGGCAACAGAGAACTCCATGTTCTCCATTAACTCCTCGACTTTATCATAAGTAAGCTTTGCAGCTTCTTCCACTTCATGATCAAATGGAGTTACTCCAGCTTGGTATTCCGGTACAATTCCGTCAAAATATTTATCAACCATAGCTACTGTCCGATTCAACAGATTGCCTAAGTCATTCGCTAGATCCGAATTAACACGTTCTACAAAGCTCTCAGGTGTAAATGTTCCGTCTGAACCAAAAGGGACTTCACGCAGTAAGTAGTAGCGTAGCGAATCCAATCCATATCGACTAATCAACGTTACAGGATCTACTACGTTACCCTTAGACTTGGACATTTTACCATCCTTCATTAGTAACCAGCCGTGAGCGAATACTTTCTCCGGCAACGGAAGATCTATAGCCATAAGAATAATCGGCCAATATATTGTATGGAAACGGACAATTTCTTTACTCATCAAATGAACATTCGCTGGCCAATATTTGTCAAACAACTCTGTATTGTCTGTTCCATACCCTAAGGCCGTAATGTAGTTCAATAAAGCATCAATCCAAACATAGATAACATGTTTCGGATCACTTTTAACCTTGATTCCCCACTCATAAGTGGTTCGAGACACAGCCAAATCCTCAAGACCTGGCTTTATGAAATTGTTAATCATTTCATTTTTACGAGATACCGGTTGTATGAAATCAGGATTGTCCTCATAATGCTTCAACAAGCGATCTACATACTTACTCATCCGGAAGAAATAACTCTCTTCCTTGACACGTTCCACTGGTCTACCACAGTCAGGACAGTTCCCATTGACTAACTGGCGTTCAAGGAAGAAGGACTCATCTGGCGTACAATACCAACCTTCATATTCACCCTTATAAATATCACCTTGTTGCAAAAGGCGTTCAAATACATCCTGTACAACCTTCTTATGACGTTCTTCTGTCGTACGAATGAAATCATTATTTGAAATATCTAGTGTACCCCACAGTTGTTTAATGCCTGCAACAATATCATCAACAAATTGTTGTGGTGTTTTCCCCGCTTCTGCAGCTTTTCGTTCAATCTTTTGACCATGTTCGTCAGTTCCTGTTAGGTAGTGAACATCATATCCACGAAGCTTCTTATAGCGAACTAATGCATCTCCCGCCACTGTAGTATAAGCATGCCCAATATGTAGCTTATCACTTGGATAATAAATCGGAGTCGTTAAATAAAATGTTTTATTGTCAGTCATTGATCATCATTCCTTCCTTCTATTAGATAACTCGTATGACTCAAAAATCACAAAAAACTCCCATCCCCATATGGGACGAGAGTTATCTCACGTGTTACCACCCAATTTTCCTGTACCTTTGCAAGTGACAGGCTCCATCAGTCCCGTATTAAACGAGAACTGTCCATTAACGCTGGCTCACGTTGCTCCCTTACGTAGAATATCCATAGATACCCTCGGCGCTCGAGAACAATTCCTCCCGGACCATATTCTGAGTCTCACCTAGACCGGTTCACAGCTACTCCGGCTCTCTTTACTAAGTGAAGTCCTCGTACTCATCCGTTCCTTGGAAATCAACATATATATTTCTTAATATACTGAAGTGCATTGATATTTGTCAAGTCATACCAGCTTATAGTAGCTTATATAGCTTTATCTCATCAAGTTTCTAAGAAGATTGTCTTTGCTCATCCGTAGCTTTCCGAGGAGGTACAAGGTCAACTCCACCAGGGTGAAAAGGCTGACATTTTACGATCCTTTTCATGGCAAGCCAACTCCCCTTAACTGCTCCATGTACCTCGATAGCCTCAAGTGCATATGCCGAACAAGTTGGATAGAAACGACATGTTGCTGGTTTTAAAGGCGAGATAACTTTGCGATATACGACAATAGGACCTTTCATAATTGTGCGTGTAAGTCTCATTACGGTCATTCTCCATTCATCAGCGTAGGCATAACAAGACCATCATCTTCCGTAACTTGTTGGCAATCTTGGCAGTACCCAAAAACTTCGAATTTATGCTTAACCACTTGGAATTGTTCTGGCGTATCCGTTAAATTCATCGGGCAGAATGTAATCGGGTATGTCTTCTGACACTGTAAACAAATCATATGATGATGGTGATGTCCTTCACTACAATTAACTTTAAATTTCACACCATCCTCAAACACAATCTGCTCTAATACATCTAATTCCTCCATCACTCGAAGGTTACGATAAACCGTGTCAAAACTAAGTCCACTATATTTCTTACCCATATATTCATAGACTTCTTTCGCTGATAAAAAGTCTGAATTCTCACCAAATAGTTTGGCTAATGTCTTCCGTTGATCCGTAATACGAAGGCCTTGACCGGCCATCACTTCAATGATCTGTTCTGTGGACAGCACTAATTTCAACCTCCTTCAAGTTGTTTATCGCAATCTTTTACTAAACAACATTATTACTATTAATAATGCAACATTATAATGTCAACGTCAATTCAGCACCACAATACCGTTTACTAACAACAAAAAGAGGACCTTAATATTTTAAGGTCCTCCTTTGTGAAACATCTATTCTATTATTTCCGCTCTGGCATCTGTTGGAATAATAAATTTACTGGTAAATTACTACCTGGTGCAGGTGTGAACCAAATTTCAACCTTTTGTTCATGATCCCCTGTTCGATAGACTACACTTGTATCATTCGGAGTAGCTAACGATCCAGCAGCACCATTGCCCTCTGGTAAACCTATAATATTTCCATTTACCAAGAGCATTCCCGAATATTCTCCTCCACGTGGATTGAACGTGATGAGTGTATTCGCAGCAACACGGTTTAAAGTAACCTTATACATCACCCCAAAGTTACCAAGGTTGGATTCTGGCAGACCTGTCAAAGCATCCACACCAGTTAGATTAGGATCTCCAGTGTTATCTCCTAATGAGATACGTTGATTCGTTAAACCTAACACATCATTATATTCAATAAGACGTGTTGAATTAGGGTATGTTCCACGGTTATGAACACCATCGCGTGCAATATCCATTAAATATGGAATACTTGTAAGAGCATCCTGATCCGCATCAATCATAATAACGGTATATTCAACTGGTAAATCACTATTAACATCTGCCAATAATGAAATCACTTGCATCGGCTTCATTTCTAATGCATTTAACTCGTTAAAAATAATTTTGCTTTCGCCAGGAGCTAGTGCAACACTCTGCTCCACTAAATTATTTTGCATCGATTTATAGTAGCGCTGAACTGAAAGTTTACCCACTAATGTAGCATACATATTAGGACCAGCAAAACCAGAGTCAAGAATATTCACAGTTGCTGGCGTCAGGTTCTTATTCGTAGCAATTACATACATTCTTACATCTTTACCTAATGCATTAACATGATGCACCATGAATCGTGTCAATCCTGCAGCAGTCTCACGGTAAACAACACCCTCAGAATAGACTGTTTCAGGACTATTACTTCTTATTAATGTTGCTGGCTCCGATGTCATCGTATACTGTACTTTTTCCATAGTAGGGACAGTTGAACCATCGAATCTATATTGCCGTCCTACTGGAACAAATAATTTATTGAAGTCTGGTTCACTGTAAAGTCTTTCATTCGTAATATTGATCGTCTTCTCATAAGTCCCTACAGCACCATGTCCATCTATGACTTCGAGTTGAATCGTTACGGGACCTGATCTGAAAAAGGCTAATTCATTATTCAACCAATTACGTTTCACAATATCATTATCTTCATCCGTACTTATATCATTAATTGTAATAAGTTCACCCATTTTATATTCATCTTTATCCGTTGTAAACATAGCTACAGGTGGAAGATTAGGTGCTTTTACTTCGATAGTTATTGTGTAAGGATCGCTCCACTCTCCGTTACTATCAAGCACAGCGTAAGTAACAGTATGCGTTCCAACCTCCTGGAAAATATCTTCCCTTCCTTCCCAACGTTCTTCAACAATTGGAAATCCCTTAGGAGAAGAGGAATTAGTTACATAAGTAACCAATGTTTCACCAGCAATGATCTCTTTCTGTTGTACCGTAAATGAAGCTACAGGTTTCGTAGAAAGGGTCAGTATGACTTGTTTTTGAACTCCATCAAATACATAAGGTATATGAAGTGCTTCTGTAATAGCAGTCAATGGAACCATAAATATATTCTCTTGTTGGTATGACGTACCCTTCATTACTTGCGAGACACCATTAACAGTATATTTATTACTGTTAAGTTTGAATCGTAGTTCATTACTACCACTTATAATAACAGTTTCCTTTGTCTTACTATCATATGTAAGAGTTAGGCCAATGCGATCCACCAATGAACGAACGGCAATATAAGAGACACCCTTCTTCACAGTCATAGGTTGACTCGCAGTATATAAAATACCATCTTGAAGCATTTCCGCACCATTTACTTTAAGGATTAATTTACCTGATGATGCCAAATCTGTTGATGTACCGTTTGCTTCACCAGTATTATCAATAATCAAAGGATCTGTCTCACCCGCATCTGATCCATATACCGCTTCTGTTACTGCAGTATCAGATTTTATCGGAGTTGTATCATCCGCACTTACCGGTGTAATCATTGCAATTTGTGACACGGCAAAAATAGCTAAAAAAGTTAGTTTCTTAAAATTCATCCTTCTGCTCCTCTATTCCCAAAT
Coding sequences within:
- the metG gene encoding methionine--tRNA ligase, coding for MTDNKTFYLTTPIYYPSDKLHIGHAYTTVAGDALVRYKKLRGYDVHYLTGTDEHGQKIERKAAEAGKTPQQFVDDIVAGIKQLWGTLDISNNDFIRTTEERHKKVVQDVFERLLQQGDIYKGEYEGWYCTPDESFFLERQLVNGNCPDCGRPVERVKEESYFFRMSKYVDRLLKHYEDNPDFIQPVSRKNEMINNFIKPGLEDLAVSRTTYEWGIKVKSDPKHVIYVWIDALLNYITALGYGTDNTELFDKYWPANVHLMSKEIVRFHTIYWPIILMAIDLPLPEKVFAHGWLLMKDGKMSKSKGNVVDPVTLISRYGLDSLRYYLLREVPFGSDGTFTPESFVERVNSDLANDLGNLLNRTVAMVDKYFDGIVPEYQAGVTPFDHEVEEAAKLTYDKVEELMENMEFSVALTVIGQFVSRSNKYIDETQPWVLAKDETKIKELASVMTHLVESLRIASILLQPFLTQAPLKIWQQLGLEQGELTSWDSGKEFGLFPAGTKLVKGDPIFPRLDVEQEVAYIAEAMSGGVKAAEVAIEQAKDQAPIEHSEEIGIEDFAKVELRVAQVIAAEPVKKADKLLKLQLDLGFEQRQVVSGIAKFYTPEELVGRKVICVINLKPVKLRGELSQGMILAASHGDQLTLATVPDDMPNGAIVK
- a CDS encoding metal ABC transporter ATP-binding protein produces the protein MKSLAAQDCHQHIIEIENVSFSYRNQKVLSDVNFIVKERDFVGIIGSNGAGKTTLMKLIVGLLPMEKGNINLFGQPIHSFKDWERIGYVPQKNNFNPLFPATVREVVLSGMYNNKSLFRRVSRSMQQQCDDALEVMRIQDIAGKRVGELSGGQQQRVFLARALVNHPDLLVLDEPTVGIDAETQASFFELITHMHAHHHMTFLMVSHDLDMIEGYLGTTPVQKNGNINLFVRHSHDLQNCAENNLEHSLSIN
- the yidD gene encoding membrane protein insertion efficiency factor YidD — translated: MRLTRTIMKGPIVVYRKVISPLKPATCRFYPTCSAYALEAIEVHGAVKGSWLAMKRIVKCQPFHPGGVDLVPPRKATDEQRQSS
- the mntR gene encoding transcriptional regulator MntR, coding for MPTPSMEDYLERIYKLIDEKGYARVSDIAEGLEVHPSSVTKMIQKLDKDEYLIYEKYRGLILTSKGKKIGKRLVDRHELLEEFLTVIGVQQENIYADVEGIEHHLSWDSITQIEILLEYFRRDEQRIQQLRDVHKELVSDS
- a CDS encoding metal ABC transporter solute-binding protein, Zn/Mn family, yielding MKKLNVGKNLFILGLISVVLITGCGSKSNNSMVEGKVNVMTTFYPIYEFAQAIGGENANIVNLIPAGIEPHDWTPKSQDILSTSKAQLFLYNGAGLEGWVPDFLKGLNKDSEVKAVEVSQGVDLIESEEDHEHDHGEEGNEEISDPNVEQHHIDPHTWVSPKSALVMAANIKDSFIEVDPENESQYEQRYQELNDKLLALDSKFTTELSNLSKREIVVSHQAFGYLTRDYGLTQHAIMGLSADAEPRAQDIINLANLVQEEGIKYIFFEELVSDRLAKTLAAEADVDTMVLNPVEGLTKEQQQNNENYFTLMEKNLQNLIIALK
- a CDS encoding patatin-like phospholipase family protein, whose protein sequence is MLINAVFEGGGVRGISLAGAVQSAEQADVVFQKLAGTSSGAIVASLLAAGYTSKEMKEIIQQMPFSSFLTRSPVFNTKYIGPPLRVMLKKGLYSGEALEQWIRRILMKKNISKFSDLPSGKLQIIASDITNGRILIIPDGLREYGINPDTFEIAKAIRMSTSIPYFFDPVMLRLRGTAARGKSFSEQFIYIVDGGLLSNFPLWLFDNDKSTTTGLSIPTIGFQMVGKNEGVPRRIRGPFSMLQAMVETMLSAHDERYIEQDKSFRTIKIPTLGVTTTNFHITKEESMSLFASGYEAGNKFFGHWKG
- a CDS encoding family 10 glycosylhydrolase; the protein is MKLSKRLLWVVIMILLFPGLIPSAEAQSSKNIRIILDGVQLTSDTAPYVIPKLNITMVPLRVISEGLGAVVTWKQSTKTAIIENTSNFIQLTNGKTTGLVNGATVSLDASVQSRNGRIMVPLRFVGEALGLQVNWNQADQSITLIRDVVRPDLGSDGGNGNNGSLRGSWVSTVYNLDWPSSTSYGDIEKQKEEYIKLIDNLQAIGLNSIFVQIRPAGDALYSSMLVPWSKTLTGTQGMDPGYDPLQFMIDETHARDMEFHAWFNPFRANTDLNTSTLASNHIAIEHPEWVLNTKSQLIINPGIPEARAHVIEVIMEVVNKYNIDGVHLDDYFYPTGGTIDDDSTYVTYNSNHIATKANWRRDNINQFIQQLNQSIHSVKPQLSFGVSPFGVWRNDATDRTGSDTKASITSYDNYYADVRTWIQNSWVDYVVPQLYWSLSNANVRYDTLVNWWVNEVEGTDVELYIGHAPYKLGTTEIGWQNAQEIINQLKYNAKQPEVKGSIFFSARHLLNNPLELLPALTTYYHQ
- a CDS encoding Fur family transcriptional regulator is translated as MLSTEQIIEVMAGQGLRITDQRKTLAKLFGENSDFLSAKEVYEYMGKKYSGLSFDTVYRNLRVMEELDVLEQIVFEDGVKFKVNCSEGHHHHHMICLQCQKTYPITFCPMNLTDTPEQFQVVKHKFEVFGYCQDCQQVTEDDGLVMPTLMNGE
- a CDS encoding metal ABC transporter permease, which codes for MPLEILFSDFFQRALAGGILIGITAPLIGIFLVLRRLSMIGDTIAHVTIAGVALGFLIEVYPLGVGLVFAILASFAIEKLRKAYKSYAELSIAIIMSGGVALASLFFTLGMGYNTDVMSYLFGSIYTLDLMDLYVVGGVTVVVVLVVSLFFKEFFLLSFEEDAASVSGLPVKLLNMLITILTALVVSTAIKIVGALLVSALLTIPVAISLLLARSFKASVVWSVIIAEIAVVIGLVVAGIWNLAPGATIVLLLIAMLVMTLLGKKGRSI
- a CDS encoding cytochrome c biogenesis CcdA family protein; this translates as MSDITVPLAFIAGFASFISPCCLPLYPSYLSYITGMSVHQLKTEQNKKEVRFRTLTHTLAFILGFSVVFYTLGIGAGFFGDFFSDNRGLIRQLSAILIMLMGLFLLGVIQPKFLMKERKMDIKFKPAGYIGSFIFGIGFSAGWSPCIGPILAAIIAMAVSEPGAWFPLITAYTVGFAIPFFILAFFIGSTKWILKYSNLMMKIGGILMLLMGILLFTDQMFRITIWLQQLTPEWLKF